Genomic segment of Dromiciops gliroides isolate mDroGli1 chromosome 3, mDroGli1.pri, whole genome shotgun sequence:
aTTGTTAGAAGGGATAGAAGGATCAAGAGAAGaatttttgaggatggggaaaaCATGGATGCATTTGTAAACAGGAAGAGTAAAAGCCATTTCCACAGATGTTGCATATTGCTcatgtttttagactttttcagTGTATCAATCAATTGTGccgactttttctttctttctcaaaaaatactatttgtcatatttGTGAGAAAAAAGTGTTCCCATTAGTTTTCAGCTGGAGGGAACTACTTTTGCAAAGTCATTTAAGTTGACAGAATGTTGACAACTGGAAGTTAATAAATCCAGTTAAACAAATTGCTGAATCAGTAATCATGTGGCAGGTATTCTACtaggccctgaggatacaaaaaccaaATCAAATCAATACAACCCCATTCcttagggagcttatattctaatggcaAAAGGCAACACctaaaagggaaatgaagagcAGCCTGGGGGGTGGGTTAGTTACCCCAATGGGGGAATGGCAGCAAAGTGCTAAAGGTGAGGAGCAGACCTGGGAGAAAACTGAAGTAGGGATGACCTGGACCCATCCTCAGGGTGGAGGTTTATCCAGGAACTCATCTATGGAAGAAGGAAACTGCAAGTGCTTCCAGGGTCAGAAGGTGACAGGAACCGGTAGTGAAATTGAGAGAATCAGAAACAGAGCTAGGACAGTGAAGGATGACCAGCCTGGGCCTTTCCTCAAGGTGAACATTTCAGGAAGAAGGTACAAATGGAAAAAGGGAGCCATAGAAGAGTAGAGACTTGCCAGGATAAGAAGGTCACAGGAACTCACTGAACcctcagagtcagaagagaaCTGATAGAGAGTGGGGAGTACCAGAGAGATAAAACTGGAGCAGGAAAATGACAAAGGACAGCTGCCTTGGGCTTCTTCAGAGTCAAGGTTTCAGGAAAACTCCCCAATAACAAGATGACAGCCAAAGAGaaggaaagcaagcaagcaaaaccACCAAGCAACCTGGATGTAAAAGGCAATTGTATGAAAGAGAATAGGATGAAACAAGATGGGAAAGTGAATTAGGAATTTGGTTATAGAGATATTGGGAAACTGAAGAGAGAtgattaactttttctttttttggtgaggtaattggggttaagtgacttgcccagggtcacacagctagtaagtgaaatgtctgaggccagatttgaaatcagaccctcctgactccagggccggggctctatctactgtgccacctagctgcccctcaaggggACACTTttgatggaggatggattggaagagACTTCCAACAGGGACTTGTATTAGATAGCTTTTGTACTGCTACAACCATACTAACAGAGATGGTAGATTCagaatgcagagagagagagagagacatacatttttggacatggctagtATCTGAATTTATTtacttgactgtgcatatttggAATAAGGAGGTCATTCTGTTTCcagtggaaaagggaaaaggagggaggaaaaatttttaattaacttttgggggaaaaaagtctttCTAATATACTGCATGAAAGGTCATGAGGTTATGATTAGAGATTAGGAGAGTAAGTGAAAATATGTGAGTTTtgacctctcttcctccctcttctctttcacatatatatatatatatatatatatatatatatatatatatatatatgtgtgtgtgtgtgtgtgtgtatacacatacatatagtattcattaatctatccatccatcatgcTAAATGACCCACTCAGCATATGGAACACCAACTACTTCTGATAGCTTCTTCAGTGGGAATATGAAATAGAAAATCATTGACATCGAGAAGTCTCCATTCCAGAGCATtcccacagaaaagaaaatacttacaaatatacacacacaaaccaaaTCTGCCACTGTGAGGGAGCAGAAACCCTCCAAATTCTGATTCAATGGGATTGTACTTAAAGGCGTGATTATTTGAGTATCTCATGTGCTATAAAAGCCTAGGAAAGAACTATCAACAATGAACCTTTAATGCCAAACTGTGCTTTCCCAAACTGTAGATTCCAAGTTGTTTTCAAGTATCAGCATAGAAAACTCTAAAGATCAGAAGGAGACATCTTCTACAGGGTCTACTTGGGACTGAGGAGACAGTGCTCACAAACCCTAACTTCCATGTTTCTCTAGGTCTCTCAGTTCTTCTAAGATACCGCCATCATGAAATCTAAGGACATAATCCTGAGTATTGTCTTCTTCTCCCAGACAGGAATTGGAATTCTTGGGAACTCCTTCCTTGTCTGTCTCTTTATCTTCATGGTTTTCAGTGGACACAGGATGAGGCATGCAGACACTCTTGTCAGCCAACTGGCCTTGGCCAACTGCTTGGGACTTCTCTCAAAGGGCATCCCTCAGACAATGACAGCTATGGGTCTGATGGATTTCCTGGATGATACTGGATGTCAAATTGTATTCTACCTTCACAGAATAGCTCGGAATCTTTCCCTCAGCATGACCTGCCTCCTAAGTGGCTTCCAGGCCATCACCATCAGCCCCAACACATCCAATTGGGCAGAGCTTAAAGCTAGAACCCCAACATACCTCATTCCCTCTAGTCTCTGCTTTTGGACTTTCCATTTGCTcttaaatatctttattttctgGGGAATCAGGGGACCAAATTACACCAGAAACATGACTGAGATACAACATTATGGATATTGTGTAAATGAGGTTCCTTTTG
This window contains:
- the LOC122748438 gene encoding vomeronasal type-1 receptor 4-like, producing the protein MKSKDIILSIVFFSQTGIGILGNSFLVCLFIFMVFSGHRMRHADTLVSQLALANCLGLLSKGIPQTMTAMGLMDFLDDTGCQIVFYLHRIARNLSLSMTCLLSGFQAITISPNTSNWAELKARTPTYLIPSSLCFWTFHLLLNIFIFWGIRGPNYTRNMTEIQHYGYCVNEVPFGLYASLLLIVLSFPDAVCLGLMVSASSYMVILLFKHYKKVQKIHITHISHRASPETRATKTILLLVSMFLTSYLITCVLTAYVSFVKFPPGLMHTSAFLNLSFPAASPYVLISSDSQVHRYLYALCGRKSSHSDRKSSTQPGCKKAPIGVK